The genome window tcattgtttatgtaataataattatatatatcaagtgtatttatgttttcattttgttcacTATTTTTCTCACTTTTGTCTTTTTCTGAATGCTCATAATtatctgaaaaaaaagaatcaTCTAAAGTTTTGATGCTTTGGTCTgattcatataaaatataatcattTGTTGTTTCACCACTTTCagtataattattttcagaTTCATTTCCATCTTTTGCCATATCAACAATActcaaaaattttaattttctttgagcttttttttttaattgttcGAATTTCACTAATCTATACAAACTTTCTGATCTACTTTTTTTACTGTCATAACTTTCATTTCCAAATAcgctatttttatttatatctttatcgtatttttttattaacacacttatatcattttctatatacTTATCTATagtttcattattatcatctgttttattttttgcacAATGTCTCATTACATTATCCCGCACTTTATTTTCTACcccatttttttccataattTTTGACTTTTTcgtcattttattttttttattgctAACCCTcttttcttcttcttcaCCTTCATGAGACACATAACTCTCCAAAGTATCATTCTCAAAAAGATtatgttcatattttttttttttatttatttcgttGTTTGAACTATTACTACTTTTActtatttttgaaatattatttaattcagTGTTTCTATTccatcttttattttttttgttattttgactagctattttttttttttttttatttatgtactGACTAACTACGCTTTCTGAATCGTCATCACTAAACAGggaataattaaatatcaTATCAtttctgtttttttcacttttttcaGTAGAATAAATCTCATCATTTaagttattattaaaaaggttcttttcttttttttcgaattcTGCCACATCGTGATCATAACTACTATCCAATTTATTACTCAAAACATTGTTTCCCtttttaagttttttttttcttttctttattttattttttttgtctatATCATCACTGCTATATGAATTGCTACTAAacaaacatttttttttaagaacATTTTTCCgtttctttattttattctctgcattttcatcattatcACTAAACAAGCTTTTATCATTGCCATAAGTTTTGTTTACATTTTTgcttacattttttttgttgtcCTTTTTACTTTCATTATGCACGCTGCTACTGTTACTTTCAGAATTACTgttaaataaattcatttttactttattttatcgTCTTTATAAATTGTTAACTCTCAATAGATCTTTACCCaactttatatatttttataacatatCCATACTATTCCATttgtgtgtatatatacatttatttatttttataaatatgtatattttacaatttcCACATcccttttttaaaaagctttataaaaaaactcTTTTTGATTCGTAATATAATCTACAAATTTAATCACTTTTAAAAACCcgtttatatatttatacatgtATACAAAATACACACAAACGTGCTTTCCATAATCCTATAATTTCTACAATATACTGTTTCAAAGCCATCTAAAAGcaacaaatttaaaagcgtaaaaaaaaaaaaaaaaaaaattggcTTAATTACATTGCCTCTAAggctaaaaaaaattaagagCACTTCGATGAAGTTAGTCCCTTGACATATTAAATATCTTCGTCActaattattaaaatctAAAGTAATTTCCcatttattatgtatatatgcatgtatgcattcatttttaaatatatataaatacatttatttatgtgtataaacacatatatattagctCATCGTCCTTATTTCTTTTAGGAAACTCAAATAATCAGCTAGCTATAAattataacttttttaCACGGTCATGtgaaatatgcatataacaATACACATgtagctatttttttttttgatttaaattttcCTGAATAGGCAAggtaaaaaaacataagaagaaaaaagcatagtaaaaaatggaatacAAATAAGGATGATAATGTagaaaattttgttttcataGGAAGAAAATTCATCCAActacacatatatttttatacatattttataaatatgtattagTCAAACAAATGCGCAGAAATTAGCTGGTTGcgtgtaaaaaataaatataatatatgcatacatatGGTAAATGTTAAATCTCTGTTTTCAATATGATAACAAAATCTGCAAATCCTGAAAAGATTGTCACACCTATAATTAACAAACATAGCATAGAaccaataaaaataaaaaatttacatgAATTAGaatatgaattaaataataaaatatatacaaacaTATATTCCTATAATCAGTTATGTAATGGTATATATGTTTCCAGAGGGATAAACAGTATTacaggaaaaaaaaatagtggTAAAACTAGTTTATGTTCACATATATGTgtaaatgtatattttaatgattTGCTACAATTTTTCcatcttttttattcaacatattttgattttgaaatatttttacaaaataaaaatatagaaaataaaattttttccaAAACATTGCGagatttaaataaaatacgaAATGCGTTTAAAAATCAAAACACGTCTTTTGAAGAATTGAttgaattaataaattatttttataacttgtttattgaattatttgaaaaaaaatatgatggtccaaataataatcataGCAAAGTGTTAAAAGCTAATCACAATATTTCTAAGGatactaataataaatataacaataatttttcaaaaaaaagaattatataCCTAGACTTAGATAACAGTTTTTATACtgaaagatataaaaatatgatatattcCTCAATTGaaaaacttaaaaaattattgaaCACTTACATAGAGTTTTGTTCTGAAAAAAagacatatttatttttattattatttcaaaattttaataattttactaataaaaaaaatacatttaatttattttttccaaataCATATGAAGaatgtaatatttttataaatatgtttaataaatatttaaaaaaatatatatataatattacattttctgaagtttttctaaatttacagatattaaaaatttttaattttcaaGAACTTATTAATGTTgtacaatatatttataagcatattcaaaaatatgaacaaaatccatttaaatattttaacaaatatgTTCCTTCAAATATAGGGGCATTAGTAATAGacaatttaaattatttgtacAAAAGTAGCTACTGttatgataatttaaataactctactaattcaaataataaaaaacattacATAAATAGTGaatttacaaatttattaaaaacattatcaatattacctacaaaacataaaatagcTGTTTTagtaacaaaaaataaaaataatttttttaacaaacacgaagaatattttaacacacattattcaaaatatttgtataacaatataaatataaaatttattaccaataaattattttggaAATACAATTGccaaataaatgataatatgaTGTTTAACGAattcaaaaataacaataacaaacatcataataatgataaaaaaatgaatttagAGAAATTCAACAATTCATCTTCTAGTGATGAAAGTTTTCAACAATTAGAAGAAAACTCagataaattattttgtgaaaaaaaatataatcaaagatatataaaaattaaaaaacgAGGAAAAGTTACAATGtgtttttttgaaataacCGAATATGGTATTCAAAcattaattaattaattctATTCGAAAATGTATGTACATtcatttttctatatatctCAAAATTTATACTTTTGCGACTTggcaaaaatataaaattgttatttttttttctttttttttccctttAATTCTcattttatgtttaaataaaattcttAAGTCATTCATGAAACAAcatatgcacatatatgcaaacacacatataaaaatgtatataaaaattcacATATGTTTTCgtaactatatatatgcaaaaaatatatatacaaatcaATATGACACATATATGCAATATCAccatattttatgataaaaaaaaatatatatatattatgatgaCATTTCTTTAGCAGCAATGATTTTTTCTTGTCCACAAGCAGAAAGTACACTTACTAATACTGACTTTCCActatcaaataaattacGAATTTGTTTAGCAACATCATCAAAATTACCTTCTGAATCTTTTGGTAAACTCAAATCATCTTTTGTATCTCCATTATcgaataataatgaaacaAAACCATCTTCTGTAATATCAATTAATTGTAATTCGGTTCTTTTAACAACTGGTACATCCATATTATGTGATGTTGGACATATatcttcatattttttcccagtaaatatatctatacCTACAATATGTGCTTTTGCATGCCCATGTTTACCAGTTTTGGAAGTTGAATAATCAACAACTTTACATGGATGTTCTTTTAACATGACATgcccattttttttaattgcaCCTGCTTGTACAGGATAAGTTTGAGATGCCCCTGCatcaatattatcataAGTTTCGTGATCtgacatttttaaataatttttttttttaatacaaaGAAATtggtaataatatatacctataaatatttaaatactttttttgtttatatttttaaaataataaaaattattaatataataaattatatagaaaaactttctctttttttttcctataaaaccttaaattttttatatattaaaaagagTAATTCAAAATCatgtttaaataaatataatattttaatgcataattttttacataaaagatatttcttttatttctatatatttatttatatatattcccCCTTATTTGTTTTTGCAATTgaccatttttttttctgactcttattttatttttaaagtaATATccttatgcatatatatatatatatatatatatggtataaaataaattatataattatatgcaaaactaacaaaaaatattgcatAATACACTATATACCGCgtcaaaaataatatcatttagcttttttataataaaataaatacactTCTAGCCAATTGTTATATCTTTATGGGGCTGTTCACATATAtgctatattatttatacccCCACctcattttaatttattttttgaccAAATTAAAACGTGTCacttttacaaaatatggTTTATGATTTGTGTCATtactaaataaatatttagctactaatttattattttttaaaaaattaagaaaatatcaaaataagtatatatacacaaaaaTGACACTTTCGGGTACccaacaaataaaatacattaaATGTAgccataatttttttacaatatcAATATCCATAAAAGTTATAAGCCaataagtatataaaatttattattattttattatcattactattatcatcattattattattatcattattttttaattttttattttcattatagcAGTTGCCGATCCCCACTTTATACCCAAACACTGAAGTGGAGAAAATTTATGcttttctttaaatatcattttattttaataatggaaaatagtgaaaaaatatatatatatacaagagcataattattttatatatttcgcTAAGGGATACTTTATATATTCCAATCATAATATGTGAATGCATTTAcccatttttaaatatcttggttatataaaaataaatattatatttcatatttatttatcactttttttacaatttgaaattttaacaaataataacccaaaataaaaatatcatcacatatataaatataatatatttttttttcaaaacaaaaattatctACCTTTTAATGcgaaaatttaaatataaataattaaagttcttaaaattttaagtgcatatatcatatttttgtcTTACGAAAAATGTCAACATACCATTATTAATTTACTTATGCagaataaattaaaaaaaaaaaaaattcgcAAAATTGTGATactacattttttttcttcatttgaATAATTACATTGCTACAATTATCATTCCCTGGCTTTTactttaatttatataaagtcaggtaaattatttgggattttatttagaatattattaaaatctAAAATTGtgtgaaaatataaatccaTCAATTAGTAGCTATCACGCGcaaagttttattttattttattttttcgcattattaattattcgcctttttttaatacctGCTTCAACTTTATTTCTCAAAAATGTCATGAGATAAGACATTAATATCCAAactacaaaaaataaaaataaaaaataaaacaaaatgggaaaccattattttcttaatgctttattaaaatgaaCTTACttgataatgaaaaaattgttcCTGTGgatgaaaaatttattgaACTGGggatcataaaaaaaatactagGATCTTTAAAAGtgttcaaaaaaaaaaaatcggATAAAAGTATGAGAATGttttatatctatataattatttttatttatccaTGGATTTATGCTAACCTATTGGATTTATTGTTTTACTaagcaaataaaaaacttgACTAATTGCAGTAGCAATAGGTAATGAGCACAGAAATGAAATGATGTACTTATCAAATGTTCTacaaaaatagtaaaaatatttatacacaTTTAATAGTCTTGTATATTGTTAacatatatgaattttatacacattgtctttttttatgtgtCATTACATTGATATCGGGCTTTTCAAATGATTgttagaaaatatttttggacaaattttaataataattagtGATATCAAACTTAGAATAATTAAATGGATAAGTTTTAAAACAATGTAATACTTTCCTCTTAGCacttcaaaataaaaaaaatataattttttttataatattcttcatatgtatgtatatatatatttttttttttacaagcCTAacaattcatatatatgtgccCACTAAAACCATAATCGAATATGTTTGCTCCATCTTtacttatatatgttaCAACATCGTATATTAATTTAGAAATAATCTgaaaaataagaataatatattttgttcagttttattttacccCAACTCATTTATTTCGTTTGACTTTGTATATATcccatttattttctaatatgatttgttttatttttaatacatacaaaacaaaatatgtaaCGGGTATATTTGTACAAGAAATTAATTTCACAGTCAGAAACCCccaatataaaaatcaaaactgaaaaaaaaaaaaaaaaaattaatgaaataacaaataaaaaataagaaaaatccAGCACAAAATAACATCCATGTTTTTACTTTTAACCTGCTACTACTAGTGGTAAGGATGTAACAAACccaatatttaaaattccgttaaatagaaaaaatgagaCCAAAAGTGCAAAATAAGCTATAAAATTGAGGAAATGCACACAcgcaatatattttaattcatatatatatatatatatatatgcaatacACAAAATAGCGAAAACATTTGtaagtatataataatcaGAAAATCGCAACATCAAACAATATGCATACCCAATAATGACGATAAAGTTAAATTAGCTTTATTTCTTGAATGACCTATAAATAATGGatttaatgatatataattttttatttttaataattatgtctaatttaataaataaaatacacaCTTTTACTATCTCACCAAAAATTCCTAtgtatgaaaaatatgggAATAGAAATAACGACAACAATGATATGTATACTctcataatattatttgaaacCTTCAATTCAAagttatatacatataattaaaaaaaaatatataatgttacATTTAATTCAACAATTAGCTAGCTATTAAAATAGGGGGGGGGGTCTTTTGGTGagtacacatatatatagccAAAATACACTTTTATATCGttttgataaattatatttgtaagCATATAACCTGATTAATTGAGTATGCTTTGTCTATTGTTTTGTTCCATATATCTGTAACGCCATtcattcaaaaaatatataataataataataataataaaaacaaaaataaaaattaaaattatgcttaggaattttcatttactgcacattatatatatattgattaCATGTACCAACGCTCTATACCTACTGATAcatgtattatttattaaaataaatattccttattttattaacaataaaaaatttaataaaacaaaattattaaacctgttttgttttttatttgggTAAATTTCGCTTCATTGCTATGGACAATCCGGGACAAAAAATTAGCCGATGGGGAAGaagctaaaaaaaaaataatt of Plasmodium berghei ANKA genome assembly, chromosome: 6 contains these proteins:
- a CDS encoding eukaryotic translation initiation factor 5A, putative, which translates into the protein MSDHETYDNIDAGASQTYPVQAGAIKKNGHVMLKEHPCKVVDYSTSKTGKHGHAKAHIVGIDIFTGKKYEDICPTSHNMDVPVVKRTELQLIDITEDGFVSLLFDNGDTKDDLSLPKDSEGNFDDVAKQIRNLFDSGKSVLVSVLSACGQEKIIAAKEMSS
- a CDS encoding sexual stage-specific protein G37, whose product is MKLYLVTFLFFVIYKNKTFVDCVTKKQDVYLDDEFKSFTFFFASSPSANFLSRIVHSNEAKFTQIKNKTDIWNKTIDKAYSINQVSNNIMRVYISLLSLFLFPYFSYIGIFGHSRNKANLTLSSLLAYFALLVSFFLFNGILNIGFVTSLPLVVAVLIFILGVSDCEINFLYKYTRYIFCFIISKLIYDVVTYISKDGANIFDYGFSGHIYMNLLRGKYYIVLKLIHLIILSLISLIIIKICPKIFSNNHLKSPISITFDKYIISFLCSLPIATAISQVFYLLSKTINPIDPSIFFMIPSSINFSSTGTIFSLSIWILMSYLMTFLRNKVEADFNNILNKIPNNLPDFI